One region of Permianibacter fluminis genomic DNA includes:
- a CDS encoding MotA/TolQ/ExbB proton channel family protein yields MLQLFTAGGWVMYPLLFCSIAALGISIERFWALRASRVVPKNLVSQVWTWIRKGELTKERMKELRAHSPLGELLAAGYAVHSQGRDVVKQNISEAGRRTVIEMERFMNTLGTIAMVAPLLGLLGTVLGMIKMFFAANASGMGDPAALAGGIAEALITTAMGLFVAIPATFLYRWLHRRIDELICQMEAEATKMVEALFPSSFPEPGASDNATGNAGVGHNQNGKR; encoded by the coding sequence GTGTTACAGCTGTTTACCGCCGGTGGCTGGGTCATGTACCCGCTGTTGTTCTGCTCGATTGCCGCGCTCGGCATCAGCATTGAACGTTTTTGGGCGCTGCGTGCGTCTCGCGTTGTCCCGAAAAATCTGGTCAGTCAGGTCTGGACCTGGATCCGCAAAGGCGAGTTGACCAAAGAGCGGATGAAAGAATTGCGCGCGCATTCACCGCTCGGTGAATTGCTGGCGGCCGGTTATGCCGTGCATAGCCAGGGTCGTGATGTGGTCAAGCAAAACATTTCCGAAGCCGGTCGCCGTACCGTCATCGAAATGGAGCGGTTCATGAACACGCTCGGCACCATTGCCATGGTCGCGCCGCTGCTCGGTCTGCTTGGTACCGTGCTTGGCATGATCAAGATGTTCTTCGCTGCCAATGCCAGCGGCATGGGCGATCCGGCGGCGCTCGCCGGTGGTATTGCCGAAGCGCTGATTACCACCGCAATGGGCTTGTTTGTGGCCATTCCGGCAACGTTTCTGTACCGCTGGCTGCATCGCCGCATTGACGAGCTGATCTGCCAAATGGAGGCAGAGGCGACCAAGATGGTGGAAGCCCTGTTCCCGTCCTCGTTCCCGGAACCGGGTGCGAGCGACAACGCCACTGGCAATGCCGGTGTTGGACATAATCAGAACGGAAAACGCTGA
- a CDS encoding ExbD/TolR family protein, translating to MLLERRRHGREDLNINLTPLIDVILTLIIFFMVSTRFNRDTQMQVNLPTAGAAPTEAALPAEIIEVTVDAAGNFFVNAKPLVNSQLNTLKSALQEVSNGNAELPMVISADGKAPYQAVATAMDAAGQLGFHKLTMAAQSPSEP from the coding sequence ATGCTGCTCGAACGGCGCCGGCACGGCCGCGAAGATCTCAATATCAACCTGACGCCATTGATCGACGTGATCCTGACCTTGATCATTTTCTTCATGGTCTCGACCCGGTTCAATCGCGATACCCAGATGCAGGTCAACCTGCCGACCGCCGGTGCGGCACCGACCGAAGCGGCGTTACCGGCCGAGATCATCGAAGTGACAGTCGATGCGGCTGGCAATTTTTTCGTCAATGCCAAACCGCTGGTCAACAGTCAGTTGAACACGCTGAAGTCCGCCCTGCAGGAAGTGTCCAACGGCAATGCCGAATTGCCGATGGTGATCAGTGCCGACGGCAAAGCGCCTTATCAGGCCGTAGCGACGGCGATGGACGCAGCGGGCCAGCTGGGCTTTCACAAACTGACCATGGCGGCGCAATCGCCGTCGGAACCCTAA